The segment CCGCAACCTGGTCAGATGGTGTACGCACTGCGAACGTTTGGCGACCCGCTCCGGTATATCGACGCCGTACGCGAACTCGTGCGCCAGGCTGACTCACGCGTCCCGGTCTCTGACGTAAGGACGCAGGCGGCCGACATCGACCAGACAATCAACCAGGAGATAACGTTTGCCAAGCTGTCCAGTGGCTTCGCCATTCTGGCGCTGGTAATCGCCTGCGTCGGACTCTACGGCACCGTTTCATACAACGTCGCCCGCCGCACGGGCGAGATCGGCATACGGATGGCGCTCGGCGCGCAACGCAGCAGCGTCGTGCGGATGGTCCTGCGTGACGTGTTGGTGTTGGCGGCCGTGGGACTGGCAATCGGCATGGGCGCCGCGTTGGCGACGTCGGATCTCCTCGCATCGTTCTTGTATGGAATCGAGGCCAACGATCCTCCGGCGTTTGCGCTGGCGGTAGTGACGCTGCTCGGCGCGGCACTTCTGGCCGGATACGTGCCGGCACGGAAGGCGTCTCGAATCGACCCGATGACGGCGGTACGCCATGAGTAAGCCGCCTCTTTAGGCAATGAGCCAGCATTCGGGAATCCGCTGCTGATTCGCGAGGAGGGGTACGAAATGAACGGCATCCGGTGGGTGGACGGGTTGGCCCAGGATCTCCGGTACGTGCGCCGGCAGCTTCGACGTAGCCCCGGTTCCGGCATCGTGCCGATGCTGATGATGGCCCTTGGCATTGGCGCCACGACCACCCTGTTCAGTCTGACCTACGGCGTGCTGCTCAAACCGCTTCCCTGGTCGGAGCCCGATCGGATCGTCCGTCTGCAGGAGACGCGTGGCGGCAGTCCAGGCCGCGTCCCATGGACGATCAGCAATACGACCTATCACGCCTGGCGCGAACGGCCCGCCACCATCGAGGGGATCGGCGGCTGGATGCGCAGCCAGTTGATGACGATGACGGTCGGAAGCGGAGAGGTCGAGCGGCTGGTTGTCGGCAGGGTGACCCCCAGCCTGCTCCGCGTATTGCGGGTGCAGCCGAGGGCCGGCCGACTGTTTGCCGAAGACGAGGCAACGGCACGCGAAGCCGCGGGAGTCGTCGTGCTCGCATTTGGACTCTGGCAACGTCGCTTCGGCGGTGACCCAGACGTGATCGGCCGAACCTTGCGCCTTGACGATCGCTTACTGACCATCGTGGGGGTCATGGAAGAAGACCTCGCCTTCCCCGACCGCGAGACGCAAGCCTGGCTGCCGCTAGAGATTGCGCGAGTCAGGACCGGCGCCGACGTGATTCCGGGCCAGATCTTCAACGCAGTGGCGCGCTTGCGGGACGGCGTCACGGCGCAACAGGCGGCGAGCGAAGCGACGGCGCGTGGACGCGCCGCGCCGAGCCTCGGAACGGCCGGCGTGGCGCTGTTTGGCAGCAGCGGCGCCATTGCGGTCGCCGCGATGCCTGCACGCGACGCCCTCACTGCCGACGTGCGCCCCGCGCTGATTGTGCTCCTGGCCGCTGTCGGCCTCATCTTCTCAACCGCCCTCGCGAGCGTACTCGTGCTCCAGGCCTCCCGCGCGATGAAGCGGCGCCGGGAGATGGCCGTGCGCATGGCGATCGGCGCCGGCGCGGGACGCCTCGCACGCCAGTGGCTGGTCGAGAGCGCAACCCTCGGCGTCGGCGGCGGGACTGTCGGTCTACTGGTCGCCGCAGGGCTTCATCGGCTCCTGCCGGTGGTTCTACCGCCCGATTTTCCGCGCATGGACGAAGTGGCCATCGATACGCAAGTCGCAGGCTTTGCGAGTGTCCTGACCCTTGCGGCCATCATCGCCTGCGGGCTCGTGCCTGCGCTCCAGGTGCGAGACCAAAGCCTCATCGAGTCGCTGGCGGGAGACGCCACGGCCCCTGGGCCGGGCGCGGCGACCACGCGCTCGACGCGCGTCCTCACGGCGATGATGGTGGCGCAGGTCGCCATCGCGTGCGTGCTGCTCGTCGGGACGGTACTCCTCGCGCGCAGCTTCACGGCACTCTTGGCCGCCGACCGAGGCTTCAATCCGCACGACGTGCTCACGGCGCATCTCACAACCAAAAAGACGCCGTTCGCGTTGCTGTCGGGCGGGGTCGAGCGTGCACAACAGCGTCTGCAGGCGCTGCCTGCCGTCGTGGACGTGGGCTTCGGCAACGCACTGCCGTTCGTCACGACAGGAGGATTGGGCGGGTTCACGATGCCTTCCCCGAAGGATCCCGACTCCAAGGTCCAGGTTCAGACGCTGATGCGAACGGTCAGTCCCGAGTATTTCCCCGCACTGGGCCTCCGCGTGATTGCCGGACGCGCGCTTGATCGAGCAGACACGGCGTCCTCGAGGCCTGTGGTCGTGGTGAACAGGACGTTCGCGGCGCAGTACCTTGACGTCGATCCCATCGGCACCGTCCTTCCGATCGCCATCGGTGCACGCCGCGAATGGGAAGTCGTTGGTGTGGTAGACGAGGTTCGACAGGGTGGACTGAGTGGCCTTGCGCCCGCGGCATTTGGCGGTGTGGCAGACCCTCCACAGCCGGAGATGTTCTTTACCTATAGCCAGTCGCCTGACAACGCAGTATCGGAGCTCGCGTACGTCATTCGTGGCGGCGCCAGTTCGGCCAGTCTCGCACCCATGCTTCGAGCCATCCTGCGGGAAGAAGCTCCATCGCTTGCCATCGATTCCGTGATGACGATGGAGGATCGCGTGATGCACAGCCTTGCGAGGCCACGCACCTACGCGGTGCTACTCGGCGGATTTGCGCTGTTCGCCGTCGCAATCGCCGCGGTGGGCCTGTTCGGCGTGATGTCCTACATCGCGACGCAGCGGACACGGGAGATCGGTATCCGTACAGCGCTCGGCGCCCAGCCGCACGACATCATGCGCCTCGTGACAAGAGAGGCGCTGGCAATCTACACCGGCGGGCTCGTGATCGGCCTGGCTGCGGCGTTCTTCCTGGTGAAGTCATTGGCCCCGCTGCTCTACGGCGTGTCCATTCATGACGCGACGAGCTTCATCGCCGTGCCCATCATTCTGAGCGTCGTTGTCGCCGTTGCCTGTGTCGTGCCCGCACGTCGAGCGACGCGCGTGAGTCCGTTGGTGGCCTTGCGACATGAATAATGGAGTTCTAATCCGACTGCAGTGCCACCAGCGGATCAATGCGCGCGGCTCGCCTCGCAGGAAACCAGGCCGCGCCGATCGAGACGATGAACACCAGCGCACACACGACCGCCAAAACCGTGGCGTCAACTTGCCCAAGGCCTGGAACATGAGCCGAAACGACCGCCCACAGCTCGAGAGCCGTGGCTAGCCCGATCCCGATACCGGCCGCCGCGTGCAGTGCCCCTTCGCCAATCACTTGGCGCCGTACGACAGCGGATGTTGCACCGATGGCAATTCGAATTGCGATCTCGCGTGTGCGGAGACGCACGAGGTAGCTGACAATCCCGTACAGTCCCAACGCCGCGAGGCCGAACGCAACACTCCCGAAGGCGACCATCGTGGTCATCGTGAAGTGCCGCGTCGCCAAATACTCCGACCGGACCTGGCCGAATGTCTGAAGATTGTAAAGAGGGAGGCTCGCGTCCACGCGGGCAACAGCCGCGCGAATCGAGGGTACGGCGTCTTGGAAACGCGATCCGGCGCGCACGACAACAAAACCAGTCGCGTTGATGGGGGTTTGTGCGAATGGCACGTAGACGGCTGGTTCGAGATCACTTTCGGGACCGCGCATTCTGACGTCGCGGACGACCCCAACAACTTCGGCCCATTGCTCGCTGTCCAGGCCGGCGCTCACCCGGCGGCCGAGAATGTCGCGAGGCTGCATGCCCAATGCCCGCACATAGCCTTCACTCACGATTGCTGTTCGCAAGGCGCTCGCACGATCCGCGTCAGTGAACGCTCGACCGGCCAGTACATCAATCCCGAGCGCCGAAAAGTAACCAGTGGTTGCCGACAGGCGCAGGGCATCGCGAACGCTATTGGTTGCCGGGAGGGCCTGTCCTTCGAGCGCCATCGGCTGCGACGGCGTAATCATCGTCCGGCTCCCGGGAAGATGGTTGGTAGCCCCGACCGCTTGAACGCCTGGCACTGGTTGCAGCTCCTCGCGAAGGCGCTCGTAGAAGCGACGGATCTGGTCGGTAGACGAGTATGTCGCCCTTGGAAGGGTGATCTCCATCACGACGGCCGTTTCATTCCGAGCGCCAAGATCGACGGCCGTTAACGCACCAACCGTCTTGACGATCGTCGTGGCGGCAATGAGGATAGCAACGGCCATCGCAATCTCCAGTGTGACCAGAGCGCTCCGAAACCGTCGCCATCCTCTGCTCTCTGTGGTCGATGAGCTGACCCGAAGGGCAATCGCCGCACGCCGCTGAGCGGAGACGGACGGCGCTAACCCAATGAGGCCCGCGGCTGCGAGCGATAGAAGACCGAGAACGGCGAGCGCTCGAACGTCGATAGCGGCCGTGCGTCCACCATACAGCCCTGCCGGAATGAATATCCGAATAGCGTCCAACGTCCAGAATGCAATTGGCATGGCGACCAGCGCTGCAACAGCCGCGAGGAGCAGACTCTCGCTCGACACCTGCCTGACCAGACGCAGTGTCGAGGCACCAATCGCGCGTCGCACGGCGAACTCCCGTTCACGTGCGCTGACGCGGGTGAGCAGGAGGCTTGCGGTGTTCAGACAGGCGACGAGCAAGACCAAAAGCGCTGCGGCCACAAGGAGAACGAGCACTGGACGAACGTCCCCGACGAGGGCTTCCCGAAGCGGAGTGACCTTCAGACTTGACGACCGAGCATCCTGCCTCGTCATCGGTCCCCGTTGAATCAACCGAAGCACCTCCTCCCTGGCGCTGGAAGGAGTCACGTGCGGCGCCAGCCGAGCCACGAACGCCGGGGTCGCAACCTGGGACGCGACCTGAGGATCAGACGCTCGAGGAATCCAGACGTCGGATGCTTCGGGAAACTCGACGCGTTCTGGCATGACGCCGCTGATTGAGAACTCTCGGCCATTCAGAGTGATCGTCTGGCCCACCACCGATGGGTCTGACTGAAATCGCCGTTGCCAGAGGCGATAGCTGATGACCGCGATCCGATCGGTCGCCTTCAGGTCCGCATCGGTGAACGCTCGGCCAACGGCTGGCGTGACGTTGAGCGCAGCGAAGAATCCTGGCGTCACGGCGGCGGCACGCAGTCGCTCCGGATTTCCACGCCCGAGGTTCAAGCCCACTAACGGAGTATGCTCCAATGTTTGCAAACGAATGACCGTCGCTAAGTTCAGGTGCGACGACTGGAAAGGCCAGCTCGACGCCGGTCTCGGTCATACGCAGCGGTAGGCGCGTAAAGACACCATCAATTCGGACGAGTCGATCTGCGGCCGGGTATGGCAGCAGACGAAGCAGCACGGCATCGACGATACTGAAGATGGCAGCATTGGCGCCGACTGCGAGCCCCACGGAGAGGATCACAGTCGCACCAAAGCCTGGCGAGCGTCTGAGTTGACGGGCGGCGTGCTTCAGGTCTCGACTTATGTCGTCGACGAACCGGACGCCACGAGCGTCGCGATGTTCCTCCTTGACTTGGTCGAGCCCTCCGAACTCGAGGCGAGCCTGACGGACTGCTTCTTCTCTGAGCAGCCCCGAGCGGACATGACGTTCTACCTGCTGCTCGATGTGGAAACGAAGCTCCTCATCGAGCTCCTGCTCGACCGCCCCTCGTTTGAAGATCGAACGAAGCCGAAGGATCCAATCGGTTAGCATTGCGACCCTGTCACGCGCTCTCAGACGGTCTCCAGACATCGTGCCTCCTTGCGCTTCGACAGGAGTATACTGCCAGAGAACCGTTACTCGACCTTCAGCGCATGGAGCGGATCGATCGCTGTCGCACGGCGGGCAGGGCCGGCTGTCGCAAGGACGGTCGCGACGAGAAACAGCGCTGCGACCGCCGCGAGCGCAATTGGATCGGCGCCCGGCGTTTCGAAGAGGAAGCTCGCGAGGAGGCGACCGAAGAAGTACGCGCTGGCCACGCCCAGCACGATCCCGATGATCGCCAATGTCAGGCCCTGGCGCAGCACGAGCCGCAGCACGGCAAGGCGGCTCGCACCGAGCGCCATCCGCAGGCCGAACTCGCGGGTCCGCTGGCTGACGCTGGTGCCGATGACCCCGCCGATGCCCGCCAGCGTGATCGCCAGGGCGACCAAGGCGAAGATCGAGAGGAGTGCGGCCGTGATTCTCGTCTGGGCCAGTTGCGTCGTCCGCCGGATCTCGGCAATCGTCGTGATTTCTTCCACCGGTGTGTACGGGTCGGCGCCGTGGACTGCAGCCTTGATGACGGGCACCAGGTCTCGCGGATCACCATCGGTGCGAGCAAGCAGGCGGAAGCCCCTACCGGGTGACTGACGACCGCTCGATAGTACTGCGCCGGGTTCTCCTGCTCGACGTCGTAGAGTCGGTAGACGGCGGCGACGGCAATGACGGTGAACGTCCGCTCACCGTCGAAGTCGCGGGCGGTGAATCGCCGGCCGACCGGGTCCGCCCCCTTCCAGAGCTTCGCCATGGACTGGCTGATGATGGCGACTGGCGGCGATTCAGGCGTGTCGCTCGGCCGGAAGTCTTGGCCGGCCAGCAGCGGCACGCCCAGCGTGTCGAAGTTGGCAGAGACAGCAGGAGGCAGCTCGCACATATCCCTCTGTATCAACAGTTTAGGGCTGTCTCCCCCGCTCATGCCCCCAGAATCGCCCAAACCCTGAGGAGCAAGTACCAAAACAGTGAATTCGGCCCATGCGTGCTCAGGCACCCAGTTGTCAAAGCCGCACGTGCCGATCACTACGTCATCTGAAATCCTTGCCAGCGCCCATTTGCAGGAGCTGCGGTCGGCGTACCCCTGTTGGGACTTCTCGATCAGGACCTCGACGGAACGGCGGCTCTGAACTGGGTAGCTGGTGTGCTCGATAACAACGGGATCCACGAGGTAAGCCAATAGGCTCGCGGCATCGTTCGATCGCAGCGGTCGAAGCCGCAGCGTCCCCCATTCGATAGTTGGTGCAAGCGGCGGAATGCTCACTTGTTGCAGCATGGGTGCGCTCGTCGGGAATACCAGAAAGAGAGCGACACAAGCTCGTGGCGCTCAGCAGTGAGCGGCGAAAGGTCGAGTGATCCGAGCAACTCGTCGATCGTCGATGCGGCGTTTGTGAGGATCTATGCGTGCTGTCAATCCGTGCGGCCTCCGACACGGCCACGCCAGCACGGCCAGGCTGTGCCAACCGCGGGCTGTCGGCGACCGGTCAGATTACGAAGAACTCCATCAGCACTTCGTCGTCCTCAACACCGTCGATCATCACCTGGCGTGTTAACCGGCCGCAGTCCTGGAACCCCAAACGCCGGTAGTACCCCTGTGCGGCGGTGTTGGATCCGCGAACCTGGATGACGAGTTTCCGATAACCTGCGTCACACGCGAAGGACGCGGTGGCCTTCCACAGTTGACGGCCCACGCCTCGCCCTCGCCACTCCGGAAGAATGAACGTTCCGACCTGACCGACATGCGTCATCGACTCGAGGAGCGGTGACCACAAGTCAAGACTCTGAAGACCAACGATGCCTCGCGCATCGACGGCCACGTGAAATGCCTCGCGCGGTGAGAGCGACTCCAAATAGCGCCGCTCCTCTTCGACGGTCCAGGCACGATCGATGGCCGAATGGATCCGTTCCGCAGCGATCGCCGCAAGTACAGCGGCGATTCCGGCGGCGTCCGTAGGAAGGGCTCGTCTGATTCTCAGAAAGGACTCCACTGGCAGCGCTCGCTTCAACACCACGTCAGTATCGCCGGATTCCTCGGTAGTGAGGCCCAGCTTCAGAGCGCGCCTGGACGTTTACCAGGCGGTTCGGGTTAGTCTATTCCGACCTTCCTGGGAAGCGCTCGACGTGGCCTGAAAGAACGACCGCGCCACGCGTCCGCGAACCATCGGCCACGTGGTCGCGTAGGCTTCACGTGGCCGTAAGGCAAAAGGAGCGTGACGTGGACGACCGTGTCTCGCGGCGGGAATGCTTGACTCGATGCCTGACGCTGGCGGGTGGAGCTCTGGTGGCTGGCGTGCCGGCGCACGACGCGTTCGCTGGCAAGGAGGCGATGCGTCCGCCGGCCGGACGCGGACGGCGCGTCAACAGCGTGCTCGGACCGATCGCTCCCGATCGGCTCGGGCTCACGTTGATGCACGAGCACGTGCTCGTGGACTTCATCGGCGCGGGTCAGGTGAGCGCTTCACGCTACGACGCCGACGCGGTCTTCACGCGCGTGCTGCCCCA is part of the Luteitalea sp. genome and harbors:
- a CDS encoding FtsX-like permease family protein, with product MNGIRWVDGLAQDLRYVRRQLRRSPGSGIVPMLMMALGIGATTTLFSLTYGVLLKPLPWSEPDRIVRLQETRGGSPGRVPWTISNTTYHAWRERPATIEGIGGWMRSQLMTMTVGSGEVERLVVGRVTPSLLRVLRVQPRAGRLFAEDEATAREAAGVVVLAFGLWQRRFGGDPDVIGRTLRLDDRLLTIVGVMEEDLAFPDRETQAWLPLEIARVRTGADVIPGQIFNAVARLRDGVTAQQAASEATARGRAAPSLGTAGVALFGSSGAIAVAAMPARDALTADVRPALIVLLAAVGLIFSTALASVLVLQASRAMKRRREMAVRMAIGAGAGRLARQWLVESATLGVGGGTVGLLVAAGLHRLLPVVLPPDFPRMDEVAIDTQVAGFASVLTLAAIIACGLVPALQVRDQSLIESLAGDATAPGPGAATTRSTRVLTAMMVAQVAIACVLLVGTVLLARSFTALLAADRGFNPHDVLTAHLTTKKTPFALLSGGVERAQQRLQALPAVVDVGFGNALPFVTTGGLGGFTMPSPKDPDSKVQVQTLMRTVSPEYFPALGLRVIAGRALDRADTASSRPVVVVNRTFAAQYLDVDPIGTVLPIAIGARREWEVVGVVDEVRQGGLSGLAPAAFGGVADPPQPEMFFTYSQSPDNAVSELAYVIRGGASSASLAPMLRAILREEAPSLAIDSVMTMEDRVMHSLARPRTYAVLLGGFALFAVAIAAVGLFGVMSYIATQRTREIGIRTALGAQPHDIMRLVTREALAIYTGGLVIGLAAAFFLVKSLAPLLYGVSIHDATSFIAVPIILSVVVAVACVVPARRATRVSPLVALRHE
- a CDS encoding FtsX-like permease family protein encodes the protein MGLNLGRGNPERLRAAAVTPGFFAALNVTPAVGRAFTDADLKATDRIAVISYRLWQRRFQSDPSVVGQTITLNGREFSISGVMPERVEFPEASDVWIPRASDPQVASQVATPAFVARLAPHVTPSSAREEVLRLIQRGPMTRQDARSSSLKVTPLREALVGDVRPVLVLLVAAALLVLLVACLNTASLLLTRVSAREREFAVRRAIGASTLRLVRQVSSESLLLAAVAALVAMPIAFWTLDAIRIFIPAGLYGGRTAAIDVRALAVLGLLSLAAAGLIGLAPSVSAQRRAAIALRVSSSTTESRGWRRFRSALVTLEIAMAVAILIAATTIVKTVGALTAVDLGARNETAVVMEITLPRATYSSTDQIRRFYERLREELQPVPGVQAVGATNHLPGSRTMITPSQPMALEGQALPATNSVRDALRLSATTGYFSALGIDVLAGRAFTDADRASALRTAIVSEGYVRALGMQPRDILGRRVSAGLDSEQWAEVVGVVRDVRMRGPESDLEPAVYVPFAQTPINATGFVVVRAGSRFQDAVPSIRAAVARVDASLPLYNLQTFGQVRSEYLATRHFTMTTMVAFGSVAFGLAALGLYGIVSYLVRLRTREIAIRIAIGATSAVVRRQVIGEGALHAAAGIGIGLATALELWAVVSAHVPGLGQVDATVLAVVCALVFIVSIGAAWFPARRAARIDPLVALQSD
- a CDS encoding FtsX-like permease family protein, yielding MLARTDGDPRDLVPVIKAAVHGADPYTPVEEITTIAEIRRTTQLAQTRITAALLSIFALVALAITLAGIGGVIGTSVSQRTREFGLRMALGASRLAVLRLVLRQGLTLAIIGIVLGVASAYFFGRLLASFLFETPGADPIALAAVAALFLVATVLATAGPARRATAIDPLHALKVE
- a CDS encoding GNAT family N-acetyltransferase, encoding MLQQVSIPPLAPTIEWGTLRLRPLRSNDAASLLAYLVDPVVIEHTSYPVQSRRSVEVLIEKSQQGYADRSSCKWALARISDDVVIGTCGFDNWVPEHAWAEFTVLVLAPQGLGDSGGMSGGDSPKLLIQRDMCELPPAVSANFDTLGVPLLAGQDFRPSDTPESPPVAIISQSMAKLWKGADPVGRRFTARDFDGERTFTVIAVAAVYRLYDVEQENPAQYYRAVVSHPVGASACLLAPMVIRETWCPSSRLQSTAPTRTHRWKKSRRLPRSGGRRNWPRRESRPHSSRSSPWSPWRSRWRASAGSSAPASASGPASSACGWRSVRAALPCCGSCCARA
- a CDS encoding GNAT family N-acetyltransferase; translated protein: MKLGLTTEESGDTDVVLKRALPVESFLRIRRALPTDAAGIAAVLAAIAAERIHSAIDRAWTVEEERRYLESLSPREAFHVAVDARGIVGLQSLDLWSPLLESMTHVGQVGTFILPEWRGRGVGRQLWKATASFACDAGYRKLVIQVRGSNTAAQGYYRRLGFQDCGRLTRQVMIDGVEDDEVLMEFFVI